A single window of Scylla paramamosain isolate STU-SP2022 chromosome 27, ASM3559412v1, whole genome shotgun sequence DNA harbors:
- the LOC135114360 gene encoding histone H3-like: MARTKQTARKSTGGKAPRKQLATKAARKSAPATGGVKKPHRYRPGTVALREIRRYQKSTELLIRKLPFQRLMREIAQDFKTDLRFHSSAVMALQEASEAYLVGLFEDTNLCAIHAKRVTIMPKDIQLARRIRGERA; encoded by the coding sequence atggcacgtaccaagcaaacggctcgcaagtccactggtggcaaggcgccccgcaagcagcttgctacaaaggcagctcgcaagtctgctccagccactggaggtgtcaagaaaccccaccgttacaggcctggaaccgttgctctccgtgagatccgccgttatcagaagagcactgagctgcttatcaggaaactgcctttccagcgcctgatgcgtgaaattgctcaggatttcaagactgacctccgcttccattcctctgctgtcatggctctccaggaagcttccgaggcttacctcgtgggtctgtttgaggatactaacctgtgcgccatccatgccaagcgcgtgactatcatgccaaaggacatccaactggctcgtcgcatccgtggcgagcgtgcctaa
- the LOC135114361 gene encoding histone H2B, whose protein sequence is MPPKASGKAAKKAGKAQKAIAKGDKKKKRRRKESYSIYIYKVLKQVHPDTGVSSKAMSIMNSFVNDIFERIAAEASRLAHYNKRSTITSREIQTAVRLLLPGELAKHAVSEGTKAVTKYTSSK, encoded by the coding sequence atgcctcccaaagcatcaggaaaggctgccaagaaagctggcaaggcacagaaggccattgccaagggcgacaagaagaagaagcgcaggaggaaggagagctactccatctacatctacaaggtgctcaagcaagtccacccagacactggcgtgtcctccaaggccatgtcaatcatgaactcgttcgtgaatgacattttcgagcgcatcgctgccgaggcatcccgcctggcacactataacaagcgctccaccatcaccagccgggaaatccagaccgctgtccgtcttcttctgcctggtgaactggcaaaacacgctgtttctgaaggcaccaaggctgttaccaagtatacctcctccaagtaa